The following are encoded together in the Deltaproteobacteria bacterium genome:
- a CDS encoding site-specific DNA-methyltransferase produces MADNKKYVELLWAEKYDKYEKGEKTPIEKPNLPFQVVETINEPRAKDMSGGLFSKNDYPQNYPKDWKNLLIWGDNKLVMSSLIKQGWAGKVNLIYIDPPFFTRSDFTVKTKLGDEEIEKEPSIIEERAYRDTWSDGIASYLKYMYERLVLMRELLSENGSIYVHLDWHVGHYVKVMMDEIFGPDTFINEVIWQKVRASKGQSKGFGIVHDSIFLYSRNYGFVFNNLRIPHAKERLEQHYTYVDENSGRRYQLCDFTQKGPGPARKFGNKTLEPPVGKHWIWSQEKIETAMEENLIVFTSRGTPRLKRYLDEVQGNPLEDVWTDIAPINSQAIERLDFDTQKPETLLQRIVLASSNPGDIVADFFCGSGTTLATAEKLGRRWIGSDLSKFAIQVTRKRLLDIHNSKELQEESEGKYGKPSRPFELWNIGNYETVYWQEKQDEYLTFMLKLYQAEPSTGFRYLHGKKGNRAIHVGPLNAPVTMEELEKVVIECRSNNFNKADVLGWEWAYDVNELAKNLAKKNGVDLTLVQIPSVNEIKSALVGFDLQLLKVPDEVVEKALLKHVKFAEVAYLEIETKIKASNVTLMITDFQLPPTAELAEIASKIKDSRGLIDYWAVDWDYKGDTFHNQWQSFRVKKNPKVDYQAEHKYDSNGEYQIMVKVVDVFGNDTNKVMKVKIK; encoded by the coding sequence CTTCTCATCTGGGGAGATAATAAACTTGTGATGTCATCGCTCATAAAGCAAGGCTGGGCAGGGAAGGTAAACCTCATTTATATTGACCCACCGTTCTTTACTCGTTCGGATTTTACCGTAAAAACTAAGCTCGGCGATGAAGAGATAGAAAAAGAGCCGTCTATTATTGAAGAACGGGCTTATAGAGATACATGGAGTGATGGTATCGCCTCATACCTCAAATACATGTACGAGCGCCTGGTTTTGATGAGGGAACTGCTCTCCGAAAACGGCTCTATCTATGTGCACCTTGATTGGCATGTAGGACATTATGTCAAGGTTATGATGGACGAGATCTTTGGACCAGATACGTTTATCAATGAAGTTATATGGCAAAAAGTTAGAGCATCTAAAGGGCAATCTAAAGGATTTGGAATAGTCCATGATTCAATTTTTTTGTATAGTCGGAACTATGGCTTTGTTTTTAATAACCTTCGAATTCCACATGCGAAAGAGCGATTAGAACAACATTATACTTATGTTGATGAAAACTCTGGAAGGCGATATCAATTGTGTGATTTTACGCAAAAAGGACCAGGGCCAGCCCGTAAATTCGGAAATAAAACACTTGAGCCCCCGGTAGGTAAACATTGGATATGGTCACAGGAGAAGATAGAGACAGCAATGGAAGAAAATTTAATTGTTTTTACTTCAAGGGGTACACCACGATTGAAACGATATCTTGATGAAGTACAGGGCAATCCACTTGAAGATGTATGGACAGATATAGCACCTATAAATTCACAAGCAATAGAACGGTTAGATTTTGACACACAAAAGCCCGAAACCTTATTGCAACGTATTGTCCTTGCTTCCTCTAACCCAGGCGATATTGTTGCTGATTTTTTCTGCGGCTCAGGTACAACACTAGCAACGGCTGAGAAGCTTGGCAGGCGCTGGATTGGTTCAGACCTTTCCAAGTTCGCCATACAGGTAACGAGGAAAAGACTTTTGGATATCCATAATTCAAAAGAATTACAAGAAGAGTCGGAAGGAAAATACGGCAAACCATCCCGCCCATTTGAGCTCTGGAATATAGGCAATTATGAAACTGTTTATTGGCAAGAGAAGCAGGATGAATACCTTACCTTTATGCTCAAGCTCTATCAAGCAGAGCCTTCAACTGGATTCAGATACCTTCATGGAAAAAAAGGAAACAGGGCAATTCATGTCGGGCCTTTGAATGCTCCTGTTACTATGGAAGAGCTTGAGAAGGTCGTAATCGAATGCAGGTCTAATAATTTCAATAAAGCAGATGTGCTCGGCTGGGAATGGGCTTATGATGTAAATGAACTTGCAAAAAATCTGGCAAAGAAGAATGGAGTTGATTTAACGCTTGTCCAAATACCTTCTGTGAATGAGATAAAATCAGCCCTTGTGGGTTTTGACTTGCAATTATTGAAAGTGCCGGATGAAGTGGTTGAGAAAGCGCTTTTAAAGCATGTGAAATTTGCAGAGGTAGCGTATCTCGAGATAGAAACCAAGATAAAAGCAAGCAATGTAACGCTTATGATTACGGACTTTCAGTTGCCTCCGACAGCGGAACTTGCAGAGATTGCAAGTAAGATAAAGGATTCCAGAGGACTGATAGACTACTGGGCGGTTGACTGGGATTACAAAGGCGACACCTTCCATAACCAGTGGCAGAGCTTCAGGGTCAAAAAGAACCCAAAGGTAGACTATCAAGCAGAGCACAAGTACGATTCAAACGGAGAGTACCAGATCATGGTCAAGGTCGTAGACGTATTCGGTAACGACACGAATAAAGTGATGAAGGTAAAGATAAAATGA
- a CDS encoding DEAD/DEAH box helicase family protein, with product MNPTELLHPNNRQPSKAYLVNELRKAVFAWRQQGYQAATPTTKRLLQFWFQEDHLLNDEPYQLWFCQREAIETLIYVYEVMKKINFIDMAKDFGSGQIYGYDPSNDQYPLYAFKMATGSGKTYVMALSILWQYFNHKKENKDDYTSKFLLIAGEKNIIYDRLTRDFKSGKIFRELPIIPTEWMEGFDLEVILKEDPIHVIPESVLFLTNIQQLQERKNTREEVSIYVNQVMELQEVYNVNDIYQENRIKEVLTSCPNIAILKDEAHHIYSFEKKWKQILIELHKSLKSQFAQGVNMELDFSATPKNENGALFPWIISDFSLKEAIEMNIVKRPLKGVLKNAKEIASKKSVERYRAWIDAGIKRWREYKKALSPLSKRPVLFFQCSENEEADEVFEYVNSLRDLKDKVLLIHTDSTGEVTKKDLPQAREFAKNIDDPEKSPYEVIISTMMLNEGWDVRNVNVIVGLRPYGSKREVLPEQVIGRGLRKMFPEEDANVDKSINVLEVIGPAGLTDILEELEKQEGIKFNEFDAGKPLNLTTIFVDENKLDKNIEIPILSRRMIIREFYLDDAAVDSLPALAIPLENKILETEYIAVDMLNGREVINRKWELPVPRDPKSVIAYYTDRILKELKIGGAFDSFYPLVKKYVSEKLFNEKINFADPRVLYNLSSPEVQEKLMQLFVNAFHELRFTEREPEQSDIIKISATAPFPWTKLIFPADRCIFNYVPCDNDFEVDFAKFLDKAEDVKAFAKIVYKIPFFVEYRDSKGNLRNYHPDFVAVNDKDKHIIVETKGLIDIDVEHKDKRIKIWCEDATNLTKEKWSFVRVNQQDFEKYNFQNLSELVDTVKK from the coding sequence ATGAATCCCACTGAACTTCTGCATCCCAACAATAGACAGCCAAGCAAGGCATATCTGGTAAACGAGCTTCGCAAGGCTGTGTTTGCGTGGAGGCAGCAAGGCTATCAAGCTGCTACACCAACGACAAAAAGGCTTTTGCAGTTCTGGTTTCAAGAAGATCATCTTCTGAACGATGAGCCGTATCAGTTATGGTTTTGCCAGCGTGAGGCGATTGAAACGCTTATCTACGTTTATGAAGTCATGAAGAAAATAAACTTCATAGACATGGCAAAAGATTTCGGTTCAGGACAAATATATGGTTACGATCCTTCTAACGATCAATACCCTCTCTATGCCTTTAAGATGGCAACCGGCTCAGGGAAAACATACGTAATGGCCTTGAGCATTCTATGGCAGTATTTTAATCATAAAAAAGAAAACAAAGACGACTACACATCTAAGTTTTTGCTGATAGCCGGAGAGAAAAATATCATCTATGACAGGCTTACAAGGGATTTTAAAAGTGGAAAAATATTCAGAGAACTGCCGATCATCCCTACTGAATGGATGGAGGGATTCGATCTGGAAGTAATTCTCAAAGAAGACCCTATCCATGTTATTCCCGAATCGGTTTTATTCTTAACGAACATTCAGCAGTTGCAAGAAAGGAAAAATACAAGAGAGGAAGTTTCAATATATGTAAATCAGGTTATGGAATTGCAAGAGGTTTACAATGTAAATGATATTTATCAGGAAAACAGGATAAAAGAAGTCCTTACATCCTGCCCGAACATAGCAATACTGAAAGATGAAGCGCACCATATCTATAGCTTTGAGAAGAAATGGAAACAAATTCTTATAGAGCTTCACAAAAGTCTTAAATCTCAATTCGCTCAAGGTGTAAATATGGAACTTGACTTTTCTGCAACCCCTAAGAATGAAAATGGTGCTCTATTCCCGTGGATCATTTCCGACTTCTCACTGAAAGAAGCCATTGAAATGAATATTGTAAAACGGCCATTAAAAGGAGTGCTCAAGAACGCAAAAGAGATTGCTTCTAAAAAGAGCGTTGAAAGATACAGGGCATGGATAGATGCCGGTATAAAAAGATGGAGAGAATATAAAAAGGCATTGAGTCCGCTATCTAAAAGGCCTGTTTTGTTTTTCCAATGTTCCGAGAACGAGGAAGCTGATGAGGTGTTTGAGTATGTAAACTCTCTTAGGGACCTAAAAGACAAAGTATTATTGATACATACGGATAGTACAGGAGAAGTGACAAAGAAGGATCTGCCGCAGGCAAGGGAATTTGCAAAAAACATAGATGATCCTGAAAAAAGCCCCTATGAAGTGATAATAAGCACAATGATGCTCAATGAAGGCTGGGACGTGAGGAACGTCAATGTTATTGTGGGTTTAAGACCGTATGGCTCTAAGCGAGAAGTTTTACCGGAACAGGTCATCGGAAGAGGTCTGAGAAAGATGTTTCCCGAAGAAGATGCAAATGTGGACAAATCCATAAATGTACTCGAAGTCATTGGCCCTGCAGGATTAACAGATATTCTTGAAGAATTGGAAAAACAAGAAGGCATAAAGTTTAACGAATTCGATGCAGGAAAACCACTTAATCTGACCACAATATTTGTAGATGAAAACAAGCTGGATAAAAATATTGAAATACCAATCTTGAGCCGGAGAATGATCATAAGAGAGTTCTATCTGGATGATGCAGCAGTTGATAGTCTGCCTGCATTGGCAATTCCTTTAGAGAATAAGATCCTCGAGACAGAATATATCGCTGTAGATATGCTCAATGGCAGAGAAGTTATAAATAGGAAATGGGAACTCCCTGTCCCTCGAGATCCCAAGAGTGTGATTGCTTATTACACAGACAGGATATTGAAAGAGCTAAAAATCGGCGGTGCCTTTGATAGTTTTTATCCATTAGTAAAAAAGTATGTATCAGAGAAATTATTCAACGAGAAGATTAATTTCGCTGACCCAAGAGTACTTTATAATTTGAGTTCTCCAGAGGTGCAAGAGAAGCTCATGCAGTTATTTGTAAATGCATTTCACGAGCTGAGGTTTACTGAAAGAGAACCAGAACAAAGTGATATTATAAAAATATCTGCTACGGCACCTTTTCCATGGACAAAATTAATATTCCCTGCAGATAGATGCATTTTCAACTATGTTCCATGCGACAACGATTTTGAGGTAGATTTTGCCAAATTTTTAGATAAAGCAGAAGATGTAAAAGCTTTTGCCAAGATTGTTTACAAAATCCCTTTCTTTGTAGAGTACAGGGATTCTAAAGGGAATCTTAGGAATTATCATCCTGATTTTGTAGCGGTAAACGATAAGGATAAACACATAATAGTTGAAACAAAGGGGTTAATAGACATTGATGTTGAGCATAAAGATAAAAGGATTAAAATATGGTGCGAGGATGCAACCAACTTAACCAAAGAAAAATGGTCATTCGTACGGGTTAATCAGCAAGATTTTGAGAAGTATAATTTTCAGAATCTTAGCGAACTTGTGGATACAGTTAAGAAATAA
- the hemG gene encoding protoporphyrinogen oxidase codes for MKKNIVIIGAGISGLASAFRLSKYEESTGAGLDIVIVEKGNRIGGTILTERTNEFVIEGGPDCFYTEKPDALKLVKELGISDRLIGTNNNNQGTFVLWKDRLHKLPEGVILMIPTRFTSFATSSLFSLKGKLRMGMELFVPGRKDGIDESLSEFTIRRFGKEALDRLAEPLVAGIHAGEPDTMSVRSSFPRFIEMEKRYRSLILGMLKARKMMQKHSGNKSISMFMTMQTGLKEIIDKLYEQMKGVTIQTGVYAQDIETDNHGNYGVKLSDGKIIYADAVIIAAPAYSAGLLLRNLNKELSELLISIPYVSTATVSLAYSRYDFNHPLNGFGFVVPRKEKRNIMAGTWTSSKFSYRAPANTVLIRCFVGGAGNDGIVFKPDHELLKLIQTDLKDIMGIEAKPILTRIYRWDKAMPQYTIGHEEKVKSIEQYTSNLRRIYLSGSAYHGIGISDCIKSGYKASEDAFKDLF; via the coding sequence ATGAAAAAAAATATTGTGATAATAGGTGCGGGTATTTCAGGTCTTGCATCCGCGTTCAGGCTGAGTAAGTATGAGGAGAGCACAGGTGCCGGCCTTGATATAGTAATTGTTGAAAAAGGGAATCGCATAGGCGGAACGATACTGACGGAAAGAACGAACGAATTTGTTATAGAAGGCGGGCCTGATTGTTTCTATACTGAAAAACCTGATGCATTAAAACTTGTGAAAGAACTCGGCATATCGGACAGACTCATAGGGACAAACAATAATAATCAGGGCACTTTTGTCCTGTGGAAGGACAGACTTCATAAGCTGCCGGAAGGCGTTATACTTATGATACCCACGCGATTTACTTCATTCGCTACAAGCTCTCTGTTCTCTTTAAAAGGTAAATTAAGAATGGGCATGGAGCTGTTTGTTCCGGGACGGAAAGACGGTATTGATGAAAGCCTCTCGGAATTTACGATCAGAAGATTTGGGAAAGAAGCACTGGACAGGCTCGCAGAACCGCTTGTTGCTGGGATTCATGCGGGAGAGCCGGATACGATGAGTGTTAGAAGCAGTTTTCCAAGATTCATAGAGATGGAAAAAAGGTATAGAAGCCTGATCCTTGGCATGTTAAAGGCACGAAAGATGATGCAAAAACATTCCGGCAATAAATCCATTTCAATGTTTATGACAATGCAAACGGGTCTTAAAGAAATCATTGATAAACTTTATGAACAGATGAAAGGCGTGACAATACAAACTGGAGTTTATGCACAGGATATTGAAACCGACAACCATGGCAATTACGGCGTAAAATTATCAGATGGAAAAATTATTTACGCGGATGCCGTTATCATTGCAGCACCAGCTTACTCAGCAGGCTTGCTGCTAAGAAACCTGAATAAAGAATTATCGGAGCTCCTCATATCAATACCATACGTGTCGACAGCAACAGTATCTCTTGCCTACAGCAGGTATGATTTTAATCATCCGTTAAACGGTTTTGGTTTTGTTGTTCCAAGAAAAGAAAAAAGAAACATCATGGCCGGTACGTGGACGAGTTCAAAATTTTCTTACAGGGCACCTGCAAATACAGTGCTTATAAGATGTTTTGTGGGAGGTGCCGGGAATGACGGGATAGTTTTCAAACCGGACCATGAACTTTTAAAACTCATTCAAACAGATCTAAAAGACATTATGGGTATAGAAGCAAAACCAATATTGACCCGTATCTACAGGTGGGATAAGGCAATGCCGCAGTATACAATAGGACACGAGGAAAAGGTAAAAAGTATAGAGCAATACACATCCAATCTCAGGCGTATTTACTTAAGCGGCAGTGCGTATCACGGTATTGGTATAAGTGACTGCATAAAAAGCGGGTATAAGGCATCGGAGGATGCGTTTAAGGATTTGTTTTGA
- a CDS encoding HEPN domain-containing protein, which produces MRVEEISDLIKKAEESLDAANHLLKAGHPDFASSRSYYAMFYTAEAILLTKDLSFSKHKAVISAFGKEFVKTGLISSTLHRSISDAFDIRQTGDYGPIGSVSEEKAATLIKQTEEFIDTVKKYLRIKGYEL; this is translated from the coding sequence ATGAGAGTTGAGGAAATTTCAGACCTGATCAAAAAAGCTGAAGAAAGTCTTGATGCTGCAAATCATTTATTAAAGGCTGGACATCCCGACTTTGCTTCCAGCCGTTCTTATTATGCTATGTTTTATACAGCAGAGGCAATCCTATTGACAAAAGACCTCTCGTTTTCCAAGCATAAGGCCGTTATATCAGCTTTTGGCAAAGAATTCGTTAAAACTGGGCTAATCTCTTCCACTCTTCATAGAAGTATTTCTGATGCCTTTGATATACGACAAACAGGAGACTATGGCCCAATAGGCTCAGTTAGCGAAGAAAAAGCTGCCACACTAATCAAACAAACTGAGGAGTTTATTGATACAGTAAAAAAGTATTTAAGAATAAAAGGATACGAGCTTTGA
- the hemH gene encoding ferrochelatase: MNNNLKAVLLLAFGGPQSMDEVEPFLKALMEGRQVPDRQIEAVKERYRLIGGGSPLKSITAMQAKGLEAALHQSGPFYRVFTGMRYTEPSIDYAVKQIVSLGIHDLIALPLSPYYNSASTGKYLQRLEQSLAGTDVQVKIIKSYHTNPLFIKAVEQTISVTVKDIDNPFIIFSAHSLPVATAAADGYVEQLEQTLKLILEDISLPAYALAFQSRGMTGGDWLGPDVKDVMDRCARNNKKNIVVVPYGFVSDHVETLYDIDIVYKHYAGSLGLNFVRTPSLNTAELFIQALKDVVIKI, from the coding sequence ATGAATAATAACTTAAAAGCAGTACTCCTGCTTGCGTTCGGCGGACCGCAGTCCATGGATGAGGTTGAGCCTTTTTTAAAGGCACTTATGGAAGGCAGGCAGGTGCCGGACCGGCAGATAGAGGCGGTCAAAGAACGGTACCGGTTGATCGGCGGCGGTTCGCCCCTGAAGTCTATAACCGCGATGCAGGCCAAAGGCCTTGAAGCCGCATTACATCAATCCGGTCCTTTCTACCGGGTCTTTACGGGCATGAGATATACGGAGCCTTCCATAGACTATGCTGTGAAGCAGATCGTTTCGCTGGGTATCCATGACCTTATTGCTTTGCCGTTATCCCCTTATTACAACAGTGCAAGCACGGGGAAGTATCTGCAGAGGCTTGAACAGTCCCTCGCAGGGACAGACGTGCAGGTCAAGATTATAAAAAGCTACCATACCAACCCGCTTTTTATTAAAGCCGTGGAGCAAACCATCTCGGTTACCGTAAAGGACATTGACAACCCGTTTATCATTTTCAGCGCCCACAGCCTCCCTGTTGCGACTGCAGCGGCAGACGGCTATGTGGAACAACTCGAGCAGACATTGAAATTGATTTTGGAAGACATATCTTTACCTGCATATGCCCTTGCATTCCAGAGCAGGGGGATGACCGGCGGAGACTGGCTCGGACCGGATGTGAAAGATGTTATGGACAGGTGCGCACGGAATAATAAAAAAAATATTGTTGTCGTGCCTTACGGCTTTGTGTCGGATCACGTGGAAACACTGTATGATATCGATATCGTTTACAAGCACTATGCCGGTTCACTCGGCTTGAACTTCGTACGAACGCCGTCACTGAACACAGCAGAGCTGTTTATTCAGGCACTGAAGGATGTGGTAATAAAAATATGA
- the cadA gene encoding cadmium-translocating P-type ATPase translates to MSEHIDPVCEMTVDEETSAGSYDYEGKTYYFCSESCIKRFKSDPEFFLKPRNADVKIPLHKDRKPTGIIKTVVLPVEGMSCASCVLKLEKSLSNLNGVSLANVNFGTEKAIVKYDPGLLDMDDFKAAVESAGAYKLIQTEGENGNDKEEEIRHKAFNTLKLKFIFSFLIAIITMTLGMREMIPVFNKIPSVYDTLINYTMLILTTPVLFWGGEQFFRGAYAEAKHFSSNMDTLIALGTSVAYAYSAFVTFFPASAGSQRYVYFDTTAWIIALILLGRLLEAYSKGKTTGAIKALMALKPKTARLIRDNQDIEVLVDKVNMDDLLRVKPGDSIPVDGVIVDGSSTVDESMLTGESMPVEKNKDAAVFAGTINTSGSFVMKTSKIGTDTALSQIIRMVSEAQGSKAPIERLADKISSYFVPVVISMSILTGISWYVLSSQNSISLALTNLISVLIIACPCALGLATPTAVMVGIGKGAQQGILIKGGDRLEKAYNISTVIFDKTGTLTQGKPVVTDVVPVGIDEYTLLSYALSIESLSEHPLAQAVVRYANDRGVQPKRVDDFKSQSGIGVSGIMEDRLISIKKPSDDTGKELAVQGKTVVILEINKKLAGIIALQDIAKNDAYEAISELKASGIKVAMITGDNFHTAYSIAQKLGIDDLKAGILPEDKASAVKMYQQNGSRVAMVGDGINDAPALTSADIGIAVGSGTDIAIEASDITIVGGELSQVHKAIKLANATMRTIKQNLFWALIYNTIAIPIAAGVLYPFFHVLLNPAIAALAMAFSSVSVVLNSLRLRSRTID, encoded by the coding sequence ATGTCAGAGCATATAGATCCAGTTTGTGAAATGACTGTAGATGAAGAAACATCCGCAGGTTCTTATGATTACGAAGGTAAAACATATTACTTTTGTTCGGAGTCATGTATCAAAAGATTTAAGTCGGACCCGGAATTTTTTTTAAAACCTCGCAATGCAGATGTAAAGATCCCGCTGCATAAAGATAGAAAACCAACCGGTATTATTAAAACGGTTGTGTTGCCGGTTGAGGGAATGTCATGTGCATCCTGTGTTTTAAAGTTAGAAAAATCCCTGTCAAATCTTAATGGTGTAAGTCTTGCAAATGTAAACTTTGGTACCGAAAAAGCTATTGTAAAATACGATCCAGGACTTCTTGATATGGATGATTTTAAAGCGGCTGTTGAATCAGCTGGTGCGTATAAGTTGATCCAGACAGAGGGTGAGAACGGGAATGATAAAGAAGAAGAAATAAGGCATAAAGCCTTTAATACACTAAAGTTGAAATTTATATTCAGTTTTCTAATTGCCATTATCACCATGACGCTCGGCATGAGAGAAATGATCCCGGTCTTCAATAAGATTCCATCTGTTTATGATACACTGATAAACTATACGATGCTTATTCTGACAACCCCTGTTCTATTCTGGGGGGGTGAACAATTCTTCAGGGGTGCTTATGCAGAGGCAAAACACTTTTCATCAAATATGGATACACTCATAGCTCTTGGTACATCGGTTGCTTATGCATACAGTGCGTTTGTCACATTTTTCCCCGCATCAGCCGGTTCACAAAGGTATGTATATTTTGATACGACAGCATGGATCATAGCACTCATATTACTCGGCAGATTACTTGAGGCATATTCAAAAGGTAAAACTACCGGTGCTATAAAGGCTCTCATGGCGTTAAAACCAAAAACAGCAAGGCTTATAAGGGATAATCAAGATATAGAAGTACTTGTGGATAAAGTTAACATGGATGACCTGCTAAGAGTAAAACCCGGAGATAGTATTCCGGTCGATGGTGTTATAGTAGACGGAAGCTCTACTGTTGATGAATCCATGCTTACAGGCGAGAGCATGCCTGTAGAAAAAAATAAGGATGCTGCTGTATTTGCAGGCACTATTAACACGTCCGGCAGCTTTGTTATGAAAACTTCAAAGATAGGTACCGATACTGCCCTATCACAGATCATAAGGATGGTCTCAGAGGCTCAGGGCTCTAAAGCACCCATCGAAAGATTGGCAGATAAAATCTCAAGCTATTTTGTTCCTGTTGTAATAAGCATGTCTATCTTAACAGGCATTTCATGGTATGTATTATCTTCTCAAAACTCGATATCCCTTGCACTAACAAACCTCATATCCGTCTTAATTATAGCGTGCCCCTGCGCACTAGGCTTAGCCACGCCAACTGCCGTTATGGTTGGCATTGGCAAAGGGGCACAGCAAGGCATACTTATAAAAGGCGGGGACCGACTTGAAAAGGCTTATAATATTAGCACCGTAATCTTTGATAAGACAGGAACACTTACACAGGGTAAGCCTGTTGTGACGGATGTTGTGCCAGTAGGTATTGATGAATATACACTGCTATCATACGCCTTATCGATAGAATCATTATCAGAGCATCCCCTTGCACAGGCAGTAGTCAGGTATGCGAATGACAGAGGCGTACAGCCAAAACGGGTAGATGATTTTAAATCACAATCAGGTATAGGGGTGTCCGGCATTATGGAAGACAGGCTAATCTCCATAAAAAAACCATCCGATGATACGGGTAAAGAGCTTGCGGTACAGGGAAAAACGGTTGTAATATTAGAAATAAATAAAAAGCTTGCCGGTATTATAGCTTTGCAGGATATAGCCAAAAATGATGCTTATGAAGCAATCTCTGAGCTGAAGGCAAGCGGTATAAAAGTTGCAATGATAACTGGGGATAACTTCCATACCGCATATTCAATCGCGCAAAAGCTTGGTATAGATGACTTAAAAGCCGGCATATTGCCCGAAGACAAGGCAAGCGCTGTGAAAATGTATCAACAAAACGGATCAAGGGTTGCAATGGTAGGAGATGGTATAAACGATGCACCCGCACTTACATCGGCAGATATCGGTATTGCTGTTGGCTCCGGTACTGATATTGCAATAGAAGCATCAGACATAACTATTGTGGGCGGTGAACTTTCTCAGGTACATAAGGCAATAAAGCTTGCAAATGCCACCATGAGAACAATTAAACAAAATCTATTCTGGGCATTAATATACAACACCATAGCAATACCCATTGCAGCAGGTGTATTATATCCATTCTTTCATGTATTGCTTAACCCTGCAATTGCAGCACTTGCAATGGCATTCAGCTCTGTATCTGTAGTGTTAAATTCACTTCGTCTTAGAAGTAGAACTATTGATTAA
- a CDS encoding nucleotidyltransferase domain-containing protein — MRKKLPQDIKIILHEVQKILKKVYGENLKKIILYGSYARGDFTNGSDIDLMILLKDMKDPMNEREKYFNEIWELDLKYDTLISIIPLKEEEYKTRKLPVILNAKHEGVVL, encoded by the coding sequence ATGAGAAAAAAACTTCCGCAAGATATAAAAATAATTCTCCATGAGGTACAAAAGATACTTAAAAAAGTCTATGGTGAGAACCTAAAAAAAATTATCCTCTATGGCTCTTACGCTCGTGGTGATTTTACCAATGGCTCTGATATAGACCTTATGATCCTTTTAAAGGACATGAAAGATCCCATGAATGAACGAGAAAAATATTTTAATGAGATATGGGAACTGGACCTAAAATACGATACCTTGATATCCATAATTCCGCTCAAGGAAGAGGAATACAAAACCAGAAAATTGCCCGTAATCCTCAATGCAAAACATGAGGGGGTTGTTTTATGA
- a CDS encoding TIR domain-containing protein translates to MIAKIFISHSVAPQELAFVNGVADAAAQRQAVPLIPDRAWNPSAEVLPNRITGQIKDADYVVAIASSYGQHLAWLNQEIAYAKQVLKPLLIVADAEIAIAQGFDLIRIDRANPIATLALVSNKIQMLVNDKQAQSLLKGLVIGGLVLLFLKGLKGQ, encoded by the coding sequence ATGATTGCCAAGATATTTATAAGTCATAGTGTTGCGCCACAGGAATTGGCGTTTGTAAATGGTGTTGCTGACGCTGCTGCACAGAGACAGGCAGTGCCGCTGATACCTGATCGCGCATGGAACCCGTCGGCCGAAGTCCTGCCAAACCGGATCACCGGACAGATTAAAGATGCCGATTATGTTGTTGCAATAGCAAGCAGTTATGGGCAGCATTTGGCATGGCTGAATCAAGAAATTGCCTATGCTAAACAGGTTTTAAAGCCTTTGTTAATCGTTGCCGATGCTGAAATTGCAATTGCTCAAGGTTTTGATCTGATCAGGATAGATCGTGCAAATCCAATTGCTACACTTGCACTGGTCAGCAATAAAATTCAGATGCTGGTAAACGACAAACAGGCACAGTCCTTGCTAAAAGGGCTTGTAATCGGAGGGTTAGTTCTTTTATTCTTAAAAGGTTTAAAAGGGCAATAA